The Flavipsychrobacter sp. genome contains the following window.
GGAGAATGTGGCCAATGTGACGAATTCCATAACAATTGTTTAGTGACCTGCTTTGCGTTTTAAAACGCCCCCGGCTGTTTCCTTAATGGTGTGTGTAAAGACAAATGCTTTTGAGTCAATGTTGTGTACTACATTTTTTAGTTTTCTTACTTCCAAACGAGTGATGACAGTGAATACAATATCGCAATCGTTACTTACATCAAAACTCTCCTTCATAAAACCACGTTCACCTTTGTAAACAGTGATGCCTCTGCCTAGCTTTAATACAAGGCTTTCTTTTATCTCCTCACTTTTACCTGATATGATTGTTACACCAGTATATGCTTCCATACCTTCTATCACATAGTCTATCGTGCGCATGGCAATGTAGTAGGTAAGCATGGCATATAGTGCCGTTTCCCAGTCGAAGTAATAGGCTGCTAAGCAGAAAAGCACGACGTTCATCGCCAATATAACTTCTGTAATAGTAAAGCTTGTCTTTTTTAGTGTATATAGTGCCAGTACTTCTATTCCGTCAATGGCACAACCTCCGCGCATCGCTAAGCCAATCCCTAGCCCGAGGAAGAAGCCTCCAAACATGGTGTTTAGTAACTTGTCACTTGTAACTACTTCAAAAGGCACAAATTGCATTACCAGTGCTAGTCCTACAACAGCAATAGTGGTTTTTATAGCAAAGCCTTTTCCTATTTGGTAGGCGCCAATGATAATGAATGGTGCGTTGGTAATTATAAGCATCAGCCCTAGGTTCCAATGAAAGACCTCATGCATAAAAAGTGAAATACCTGTTACGCCACCATCAATAAAGTGGTTGGGTACAAGGAAACTCTTCATCGCAAATGCACTGAAGAGAATACCTAACCCTATATATAAGGTGTCTGATAAAATATAGCTGGCACTGAGCTTCTTTTCCATACTTATATTAATCTGTGATCTTAGATTTTACTAATTCTAAATGTTTGTCTTTTTTCTCTTGTCTTAAAGTGATAGCCGTTTGAGTAAAATAGTGGTGAGCCTCTAAAAATTTTACTTGAAGCTTGTTCCACTCATTTTCTGTACTTAGTATACCATATACACAAAGTTCGGCAAACAGCTTGTCGCCTATTGCAAAGAAATCTTCTCTGCCTAAATAGTCCAAATCTGCATCACAAATAATTTCTTCTAAATGGTTATGAGGTTTTTGAGGCACTTTGGTTGCCATTATCATACCGCATATTTTATCTATTTGCTTATCGGAATAGCCATATAGTGGCAAATATTGCTTAGCTATTCTGCAGGAAAGTTGTTCGTGGTCTTTGGCATTTTCAAGAAATCCGGAATCATGAAATAGGGCAGCTGTGAGTAAGAGTTTTAGGTCTTCTCCTTTTACGTTTTCGTGCTTGGCCAGTAGTTTGCATGCGTCTACAACATCTTTTACATGTTCTACGCTATGGTAAGATAGGTGCTTAGGCAGCTCTTTGCGGAGCTTGCCCAATATGAACTTCTTAACTTCTGCATATTTCATAGGCAGTATTATTTCGCTAATATATTAAAAACATTAGGCTTATGGTTTGCTTATAAAAATTTAAATGTCGAATTTGATACTTATGAAACGGTTTTTTGTTGTCTTATCACTACTGTTTTGCTGTTTTTTCTTCGAAGCTAGTGCCGAACAAAATAAAGGTCGTGTATATGCAGACTCGGTTTTGAATGAATTAGGCAAGGTGGAAGGAGATACATTAAAACTTCTGTTGTACGAGACCCTAGCAGGAGAGTTCAATGATTTGAATATGGACTCGGCACTGTTGTTTGGGCAACTGTATTTACAGCAAGCTCAGAAAATGAAATGGGTTGATTTTACTGCATATGCCTACCAGTCTATAGGATTTACTAATGCTTTGTTGACCATGTATGATACCGCACTGGCTTACTACAACAAGGCGTATAAGATATATAAGCAAAAGGGAGATTCTTTAGGACTAGCAGACGTATATCTAAATATGTCAAGAACTTATGCAGCTGACAATCAATTATCCAAAGGGTTGCTTTATGCATTTAAAACACTGAGTATCTATGAGCAGTATGATGAGTTGGCACCTAACTTGATTAGTATTTATACAGAGGTTGCAGATATGTATAGCGGTGCAGACGAGGAGGATAAAGCCATGATATACTATCGTAAGGCTCTTGTGCTAAGCGAAAAAGAGGCAGATGATTATGAAGCTGCATATTTACTGTTAAGTCTAGGTAGCCAATATCTGAAATTAGAAAAAGTGGATTCTGCATTATACTATTCCGAAAAAGCCAAGTTGCTTTTTGAAAAGATAAATAATGATTTCAATCGTGCATATGCCTTAGATAATATTGCTGAGGTCTATTTGTTGAAGGGGATGTATAAGGAGGCGCTGGCAAATTTTGAGGAATCTGGTGTCTTTTTTCGCTCCACTAATGATAGGGCAGTTATAGCGGTTAATTTATATAACATAGGTAAAGTGTATTTGCATGTAGCTGAAGATACAACGGGTTACCCTATTGATGCCAAAGTGTTTGCCAAGAATAGAAGAGGTAATTATACCGTTGCCATTAAAAAGCTAGAACAAGCCAAAGATATATACACCAAAGAGTTGAATCGTACGTTGGAGCTTGTAGATATAAATAAACTGTTGTCGGTGGCTTATGAGGGGATCGGTATGCCAAGCAGGGCACTGTCTTTATATAAAGAGTACTTAGTGATAGATGACTCAATAAAAAAACAAAATGAAAGTAAAAAGGTAGCAGAGTTGGATGCTCAAAGAAAATTGTCTTTAAAAGATAAGGAGCTGGAGCTGCAACGTTTATTGATCGTTAAGAAGAGAAATGAAAGAGGTTTTCTAGTAGGTGGTATTCTATTGCTTCTGGGAGGATTACTGATAGTTTTTAAAAGCTACAGGGAAAGGGGGAAGATAAATAAGCAGTTAGCAATAGAAAAGAACAAGTCAGAAGAATTGTTATTGAACATATTGCCTGAGGAAGTAGCTAGCGAGTTGAAAGAGAAGGGGAGTGCTGACGCAATGTATTTTGATGAGGTTACCGTTCTGTTTACAGACTTTGTGAATTTTACAGAGGCGGGTGAGCGCATGACCTCTCAAGAACTTGTAGATGAGTTGCATGCTTGCTTTAAAGCTTTTGACGAAATAGCCGAAAAATATGACATCGAAAAAATAAAGACAATAGGAGATGCTTATTTGGCTGTTTGTGGTTTGCCCACAGCTAATAAGTTACATGCAGAAAATATTGTTAAAACAGCTCAGGAGATAAGGGACTTTATGTTAAAAAGAAGAAGTGAGATAGGCAACAAGACCTTTGAGATTAGAATAGGAGTGCACACAGGTGAAGTAGTAGCAGGTATAGTAGGGGTGAAGAAGTTTGCCTATGATATATGGGGGGATACGGTTAACACTGCTGCAAGGATGGAGCATTACAGTGAGCCAGGTAAGATAAATATCTCTCAATCTACCTACGAGTTGGTTAGAGATAAGTTTGCCTGTTTATATAGAGGAGAGTTGGAAGCAAAGCACAAGGGCAAGTTGAAGATGTACTTTGTCAAAGACTAATTCCGTGACACTGCAACAATTTGGTCTGCCCAAAGATTGCCTAGTTTATGAGCTACCATCCAATTTTCTACCTTTCTAAGTTTTTTTACTGTTTCTGGTTTTAAAACAACATCAGTTTGATATGGAGGGGCTATAGCGATTAATGGTAGATATTCTGTCTTGTCAAATATGGGGTCTAAGAGCCTCTTAAGGTCCTTTTTGCTTCTTAGGTGCATAGAAGCTCCATGAATGTTGGGAATCGTCTTTTTTAGCCTTAGCAGGCTTCTTTTAAACCGTCCTTTCCACAAGCAAGCAATGGTTTCTGCCAAGCAAAATGTGTTTAGGTGAGCAGTAATTATTACACCCCCAGGTCGTAGCATCGACTGGAGTACTTTAAAGGACTTGCCGAACTGTTCATCGTTAATGTAGCTAAAGCCACCTGTTATGGAGTAAATAATATCAAAGCGCTCCCCGTTCAGTGATTCGGGTGTAAGGTCTTGGGTCATCCCTTGGTAAAGCTTCAAACTCCCGTTGTCAATAGCAGATGAGTAAGTTTCTGCTGCTTTATTGAGCATACCAGCAGAGCCGTCAATGCCTGTTACCTTGCCTTTTGAAAGTAGAAAAGGAAAGTCATTACCAGTGCCACAGTTTACGTCTAATATATTTAAGTTGCCACCTAGGTGGGGGAGTATGCTATGCTCCATATAGTCGTACAGCACTTGTTTATGTAAATAATATAGGGTGTCTTTCTGGAGCAGGGTAGCATATTTTAGCGCATACTTGTCCCAGCCGTTATCATATTGAAAGTCAGCTATATATTCAAATGGCTTAAAAAGAGGCATAAATTGAAAAGTACTAATGTTTTGCCATAAAAAAACTGTTGCAAGAGTGTCTTTTGTTCTAAAATGCTGTTTTGAGTGACTATTTTTGGGTTTCATTGTTAGAAAATACCCGCCTTAATAGTTCGGCAATTTGAAGCTTAAACCCCTGAAAACACTAGGTTTTCAAAAAAAATAAAAAATATTTTCAAATTGTTTGTCGAATTGAAATATTGCCACTACCTTTGCAGTCCCAAATTTTTAGGGATAGAAGTTATTTATAAGTATGTCACAGCGTATCAGAATTAAGCTTAAGTCTTACGACCACAACTTGGTAGATAAGTCTGCAGAGAAAATAGTAAAGACTGTACGTAACACAGGAGCAGTAGTAACTGGTCCTATTCCGTTACCAACAGAAAAGAAGATCTTCACTGTATTGCGCTCACCGCACGTTAATAAGAAAGCACGTGAGCAGTTCCAATTGTCAACGCACAAGCGTCTTTTGGATATTTATACATCTTCTTCTCGTACAGTAGATGCACTTTCTAAGCTTGACTTGCCGAGTGGTGTTGAAGTAGAGATAAAGGCGTAAGTTAATTTGGTTCTTTAAAATTAGAAAAACGGCTAATCCCGCACTTTTAAAATAAGGTTTCGGGCGCTTAGCTTAAATATATAACGATGAAAGGTATTATTGGTAAAAAAATCGGCATGACTAGCGTGTTTGATGCAAATGGCAAGCAAATAGCTTGTACTATCATCGAGGCAGGTCCATGTGTCGTTACTCAAAAGAAAACCGTAGATACCGACGGTTATAGTGCACTTCAGATTGCTTTTGGCGAAGCGAAAGAGAAAAACACGCCTAAAGCACTTCTAAATCATTTTGCGAAAGCAAATACATCTCCCAAATCTATAGTTAAGGAAATCCGCAATTGCTCTATTGAAAGAGAAGTTGGCGACGAAATTACATGCGAAATCTTCGAAGAAGGTGAGCTTGTTAATGTTGTTGGTACTTCTAAGGGTAAGGGTTTTCAAGGTGTTGTAAAGCGTCATGGCTTTGCCGGTGTTGGTGAATCTTCACACGGCCAGCATGACCGTTCTCGTGCGCCAGGTTCTATAGGTGGTTCGTCTTACCCAAGCCGTGTATTCAAAGGTATGCGTATGGCAGGACGTATGGGTGGCGATCGCGTAAAAGTGAAAGCGCTTAAAGTAATGAAGGTATTCCCTGAAAAGAACTACATCCTAATTACGGGTTCGGTTCCAGGGCATAATGGTTCAATTGTTTTAATTCAGAATAAGTTTTAGTCATGCAAGTTGACGTATTAAATAATAAAGGCGAGAAAACAGGTCGT
Protein-coding sequences here:
- a CDS encoding YitT family protein, which translates into the protein MEKKLSASYILSDTLYIGLGILFSAFAMKSFLVPNHFIDGGVTGISLFMHEVFHWNLGLMLIITNAPFIIIGAYQIGKGFAIKTTIAVVGLALVMQFVPFEVVTSDKLLNTMFGGFFLGLGIGLAMRGGCAIDGIEVLALYTLKKTSFTITEVILAMNVVLFCLAAYYFDWETALYAMLTYYIAMRTIDYVIEGMEAYTGVTIISGKSEEIKESLVLKLGRGITVYKGERGFMKESFDVSNDCDIVFTVITRLEVRKLKNVVHNIDSKAFVFTHTIKETAGGVLKRKAGH
- the rpsJ gene encoding 30S ribosomal protein S10 — translated: MSQRIRIKLKSYDHNLVDKSAEKIVKTVRNTGAVVTGPIPLPTEKKIFTVLRSPHVNKKAREQFQLSTHKRLLDIYTSSSRTVDALSKLDLPSGVEVEIKA
- the rplC gene encoding 50S ribosomal protein L3 is translated as MKGIIGKKIGMTSVFDANGKQIACTIIEAGPCVVTQKKTVDTDGYSALQIAFGEAKEKNTPKALLNHFAKANTSPKSIVKEIRNCSIEREVGDEITCEIFEEGELVNVVGTSKGKGFQGVVKRHGFAGVGESSHGQHDRSRAPGSIGGSSYPSRVFKGMRMAGRMGGDRVKVKALKVMKVFPEKNYILITGSVPGHNGSIVLIQNKF
- a CDS encoding phosphohydrolase, producing MKYAEVKKFILGKLRKELPKHLSYHSVEHVKDVVDACKLLAKHENVKGEDLKLLLTAALFHDSGFLENAKDHEQLSCRIAKQYLPLYGYSDKQIDKICGMIMATKVPQKPHNHLEEIICDADLDYLGREDFFAIGDKLFAELCVYGILSTENEWNKLQVKFLEAHHYFTQTAITLRQEKKDKHLELVKSKITD
- a CDS encoding class I SAM-dependent methyltransferase, which produces MKPKNSHSKQHFRTKDTLATVFLWQNISTFQFMPLFKPFEYIADFQYDNGWDKYALKYATLLQKDTLYYLHKQVLYDYMEHSILPHLGGNLNILDVNCGTGNDFPFLLSKGKVTGIDGSAGMLNKAAETYSSAIDNGSLKLYQGMTQDLTPESLNGERFDIIYSITGGFSYINDEQFGKSFKVLQSMLRPGGVIITAHLNTFCLAETIACLWKGRFKRSLLRLKKTIPNIHGASMHLRSKKDLKRLLDPIFDKTEYLPLIAIAPPYQTDVVLKPETVKKLRKVENWMVAHKLGNLWADQIVAVSRN
- a CDS encoding adenylate/guanylate cyclase domain-containing protein; this translates as MKRFFVVLSLLFCCFFFEASAEQNKGRVYADSVLNELGKVEGDTLKLLLYETLAGEFNDLNMDSALLFGQLYLQQAQKMKWVDFTAYAYQSIGFTNALLTMYDTALAYYNKAYKIYKQKGDSLGLADVYLNMSRTYAADNQLSKGLLYAFKTLSIYEQYDELAPNLISIYTEVADMYSGADEEDKAMIYYRKALVLSEKEADDYEAAYLLLSLGSQYLKLEKVDSALYYSEKAKLLFEKINNDFNRAYALDNIAEVYLLKGMYKEALANFEESGVFFRSTNDRAVIAVNLYNIGKVYLHVAEDTTGYPIDAKVFAKNRRGNYTVAIKKLEQAKDIYTKELNRTLELVDINKLLSVAYEGIGMPSRALSLYKEYLVIDDSIKKQNESKKVAELDAQRKLSLKDKELELQRLLIVKKRNERGFLVGGILLLLGGLLIVFKSYRERGKINKQLAIEKNKSEELLLNILPEEVASELKEKGSADAMYFDEVTVLFTDFVNFTEAGERMTSQELVDELHACFKAFDEIAEKYDIEKIKTIGDAYLAVCGLPTANKLHAENIVKTAQEIRDFMLKRRSEIGNKTFEIRIGVHTGEVVAGIVGVKKFAYDIWGDTVNTAARMEHYSEPGKINISQSTYELVRDKFACLYRGELEAKHKGKLKMYFVKD